ATTTTAAGTAAATTCCAGCCAATAAGATAGTTGTTTTGAAAATTCCATGGATCATATTTAATCGCTTGCTTAAAAAAATATATAGCGCTGTCAAGGCTTTGTTTTTTTGTTCCAATGGCCCTGCTTTGCTTATAAATATCAAGTATATCCTTGCCGCTATGATACCAATATTCAGCGTTTTTTGAGGATAATGCCAATGCCCTTTTATGCATATGCAAAGACTGTTCCAGGCCTGCCAACTGTTCTTTTTGGCATCTCGCGCGTTTTGATAAAAAAGATCCATATTTGTTTATATAAATCGCATTAAATCGATCCAGAGCGATTGCGCGTTTATACATCTTATCAGCGTTTCCCCACCTGTAGTTTGCCTCAAAGGCTTGCGCTTTTTCTGCATATAGCTTAGCAATAAAAGGAGTGCTGATAATGATGCATAATGATGCAAATAAAAATATATTAATTATATTGAAGCATATTTTTAACTTTACTACTAATCGCATTAAAGAGGTTTCCTCAATATATATTTTTTGCAAATATCCCTCATGAATAAACCCAAAACAAACCACGGCTCCACAAGATACCGACACCAAAATCTTTTTGGATTTTCAAAAAACCTATATGCCCATTCAAGGCCCGTTCTTCCCATCCATCTTGGCGGCGTGTTTACTTTTCCGGCGATATACTCAATAGCCGCGCCGCATGTCATAATTGCGTTACAATCCAAATGATTAAAATTTTCCAGTATCCATTTCTCTTGTCGCAGCATACCCATACCCACCAAGAGTATATTCGGCTTAAATAAGTTAATTTGTTGCAAAACTTGCGTGTTTTCAGGCGATTTTTTTTCGGGATTAAAAAAACCATTTCTATATTCAAAAACAATACCTGGATACAACTGTTTTAGAACAGAAATGCCTTTTGATATAGTGCTTTCATCTGACCCAAGATAGAAAACAGAGAAACCGCATATCTTTGCCATATCCATAAGTGGTTTTATGAGATCCACCCATGTTATCCTGTGTTGTTTATTTAAGTTATGCCCCAACAATTTACTCATATAAATTATCGACATTCCATCAATACGATTTATTCCTAATGAATAAATCGCCTTCAAAAAAGGGTATTTTGAAACCAAAAAGATGCTATGTAAGTTCAAGGAAGCTACTGTAAATTTCTTGTTTTGTGATACCCCTTGTTTTATAAACTCCAACAAGCTGTCCCGATAGAAATTATTTACAGGGATGCCCAAAAGTTGATATTGCGCAAGATTCATTATATCACCATTTGTTTGAAGTAAGGTCGTATTGATAATAATTAACTCTTAAAATTAAAATGTTTCCGATGACTTTAATATTTTTTGAAAATATAATAGTAATCCCACTAGTATAAAATATGAGTACGAAATAAATGGTAAGGCATCTAAGCTGTCAGTCAAAAAACTTAGCCCAGACGCTATTATGCGCACTCCTAAATATTGCCATATTATCTTGTGATTTTTATTGAACAGTTTTTTCAATTACCTCATCTATATGAAGATTATCAATTTTTATGTTGAAAATATGTACTATATCCATTTTTCAATATCCTATTAAACTAAGAAGCTTCATTGTTCAGCAAGACTTTCTTGTATAGCGAAAATATTCTTTCGGCAACTGCATCCCATGAATACTGTTTTGCGATTTCTTTAGCATTCGCGCCCATATTAAAATATTCTTCTTTAGTCATATCTAATACTTTGCTAACAGCATCACCAGCATTTTTAAAATTATTGAAATCGGTGAGAATGCCACAGTTTTCTGCTACTATAAACTGTCTAAATGAACTAATATTGTTTAAAACGCATACAGTTCCTGAAGCCATAGCTTCAATAGAAGAAATACCAAAAGCTTCATACTCTGATGCGGAAACAAAAACATGCGCTTTAGACATTTCGTTCATTAAATCATCATCACTGACTTGACCTAAAAAAGAAATATTGTCTTTAATTCCTAAGTACTCAGCAAATCTTTGAAGTTCTGGCTTTAAGTCCTTCCAATCAGCACCAACAATTTTTAGCTTTATTTTATATTCTCGTTCAACTAATAAAGCAGTTACCTTTATTAAATTATGAATTTTTTTATTCTCATCGATTCTACCAACATATAATAGTGTACCATAATCAATATTCTTGGTAATACTACCATATTTCTCAATATCAACTCCGTTATTAATACAAATTATATTTTTACTGATTCTGTTAAATAATTCATAATCATGTTTACTAACAGCTATAATTTTGTCGCAACCGTGCAATATTATTCGAGTAATTGTGTTAAAATAAATTTTTTTAAAAAAATACACCCATTTTGAATGAAAAAAACCTCCATGGGTATGCAAAATGATTTTCTTTCTATGAATGGTTTTAAGTAAAACTAAGTAATCAACAAAAAAATCTACACAATGAATATGTAAAATATCCGCATCTTTAATATAACTCAAAACGGATAAGGCTATTGGATAGCGTTTAGACCCAAAAAATGATATACGCTTTATTTTTATGCCATTATAGTTATCATCTGAGGGCAACAATGAATTGCTTAAGTAGTTCCTGTTTAGTGTTAGAACGCTTACATCATAGCCAAACAATGACTGCCTGCGCGCTATGTTTAAAACAACATTTTCTACGCCCCCGATACAAGGATAAAATTGTCTAGTGATATGAACAACTCTCATAAATAACATGCATTCTCTTTTTCAAAATAACCAATAAAAAACCAAAATAAAATCGTTGGAGTAGCCGATAAAAACGATGCGGAAAACATGCTATTAAATACAATGCAAATAAAAAATAATAATAAACCATAACTCATAAAATGATGTCTGTTTCTTACCAGCGTAATAAATACTGAAATCAGAGCACACAAAAAACAAATAAAAGAAAATATGCCCACCTGCCCAATTATCATCGCATAGGAATTTTCACCAGCAGCATCTGCATCCAGTTTCACCCATTTACCTGAAGCACCTATTCCTGCTCCCAGCCAATTTGTCTTTATGTAATTCCATGAGTTTTCCAAAGCATATGCATGTGCAATTGATGAACCATCTCGTAATTCTATTGTATCCATAACCATATTTTTAAATGTTGTAAATGAGAGCGCTACAAAAATAAACCCAACAATAATAACCCATTTATTCATTCGCTTCGTCGGCATAATAAATTTTTCTAAAATAAAGTATCCTAAAAAAAAACCAATTATTGGCCCTCTCGATAGTGTTAACAAAATTGCACATAATGTCAAAACCAGTAACGTTTTACTGCACCTATTCATTAAACTCCACTGCTGATATCGGTAATAGCCATAAATTAATGAAAATATAAAAATAAACAACAAAGAAGTACCGATGGGGTTAAGTATGGGGCCCGCTAATCGAAAAATTTGTACTCCTCCAAACTTAGAAAAAAATGTGCTTGGCAACCCGCGGTTTACAAGGCCATAGAATCCCCTAATATATTCAGTGAATGCTAATGTTCTCATTTTAATGAAAAAAGACGGACCTGAAAAATAAAAAAGTAAAGATAAGATAACAGAAAACGCGCCTATCTTTTCAATCCAAGTTAATATTGTTTTTTTCTGCACTATAATTACCAAAAACCCTGCCAAATAAGCCAATACAGGGAAAATCAACGCTCTTAAATCCATTAAACTTCTTGACTTATAAAATACAGTGTAATAAACAAAAATTATAATTGCATAAAAAATTAGAAAAAAACCCGTTGAAGTTAATCGTATTCTTTTCTTCAATATTACGTTTGCCACCAACGACAAATATATTATTACTACAAGAAGAATGTCTTTTAATGCTAAGAAAAGCTGCAACACAATTTTTGGTACACCTAAATTAAAGAAAAAAATCCCTATAAAATCTTGGAGCAAAACTGAACTAATAAGAATAGCTAAAAGAACTTGCAAAAAAGCAAGCATTTTGAGCCTCTGCTTTCTTTATTTTAGCGCTAGTGACTTGAAGCTGCACAGTCAATTAACCATCCACTTGCGATCAAGACCGCTAAAAAATTATTCAGTAAAATTGCGATTTTAAAACAATATTACATTCAAACATAAGTTATTACCAACAACAATTACATTAAAAATATTTTGCAGAAATTTATATATGAAACATTTAATTAGACGAAAAAATAATTATAAACAAACCCGTATGATAATGAAGCATGATTCAAAGTATGCTTTCATACATGTCTATATAAGATAATGTTGTATTTCTTATACTATAACGTAAAGATCGCGATATACATCCATCGCTCATGTTTAAACAGTTGCGGTTATTATTAAAATATTTTATCATACTTTTCAATCTATCTACATCACCTGGGGGAATTAAATATCCATTAACTCCATCCTTGATTAACTCTTTTAATCCCCCAACAGATGTTGCTAATACTGGGACCCCATACGCATTTGCTTCTATTAAGGTCCTCCCAAAAGGCTCTTCCCATAAGGATGGTATAATTAATAAATTTATATTTTTATATATATCTTTTTTATCACAATATCCCATAAATATAATCTTAGGGCTTTTGTATTTATTTTTTAAATATTTTTCATACTGATTATCAACTGCCGAGCCATAAATATGTACTTTAATATTTTGTTCTAATGTATCTATTACATCCAAAAACCATTCGATGCCTTTTGCCGGCATCAATCTGCCAACATACCCTAAAATAAATTCATTGTTCTCGGCCATCTTTAGGCTATGGGAGGAATTGTCAATAATGTTGAAAGCATTAGGGATAACTTTTCTTTTCCTGACATCTTTAAAATAGCCTTCTGATAAGTGCTTATCTAAAATATATTGACTTATGCCTATAACGGCATCAATTGAATTAGTCATATTCTTCTTTCTAAGAGAATGTAATTTGCAGATATTGCACTGTTTTCTACATGATTTTCCATCTTTAAACATACCTGAATTCCAACACATCAAATAATAATCCCTAAGGGTATGGATAACTGGCGTGCCCGTTGCTACCCCGTGCTTCCAAATATTCACAGTCATATTTAGAAGATTATTAGTGTGAATAATATCGGGTTGATGTTTTCTTATTATTTTTCTTATCTTACCAGAAAAAGGTGACCATGCATCGATTATATGCCATAACGCTCTGTATGATTTTTGATATTTTTTAGAATGAAACCACCAATATATATTCGGCATTCGAACATAAAGAACAGGTACATTATTAATAACTCTCTCATCATCATATTCATATGAAGTAAGAACTATAGGCTTATGGCCAAGATCTAATAAACCCTCTGCTAAAAGACGTGTGGATTCCTCTGCACCGCCAATAGCATAAGGTTTGTATAGTGTATTTACTAGAAGAATTTTCATTTTCAAAAAGTAGCCAATCTAATCCATTATATACAGGTCTAAGCGATTACTCTTTTATGTTGTCTTACAATAACCCAACTTTTGAGGCAGAATATCAACTTTAACTAAATAAACCTTTGTTTTGTCTTTTATATTTACATGGCCTATATTTATCTCGAGCTTATCGAGCTCTGACTTAAAATCAAACTCTGCTTTCATGCAAATGAAATTCGGTCTGCAAGACCAGCTGCTATACGTTTTACGCCTTTTGCCATCTCCTGTATATGGTCTGCTAAGCACAGTTTTTTAGTTATTGTAAGGTCTCCTTCTGCAATCTTGTTTAAGTATTGTTCTATATTAAACATAGCCCTACAATTCTATGTGGTATATATATCACAACCAGTACTTCAACAAATGCCATAATAGAAAATACCGAAACCTTGCCTATATTAATACAGGCAATATATACTCTGAAGTGTTTATTATGGTCAGCAGTTGCCTCCGTTTATTGTATCATTGTTAATTTGACCAATTAAGTAGATTCTTTAGATCCGATAGAGTTATTTGTTTTTTTTTGCAATAATGTATCCCGTATTAGATAGCAAAAAGAGTACTCAATGTATCAGCCTCTAAAGACTCGCGTGATACTCCGCTTAATAAGATATAAGCTATAACTTATACATGCCTGTATTTAAAGTAGCGTAATCACAGTTGTTCATATCATACTTGACATAACATAAATTAGACTATTTTTTATTTTAAAAGCTCTTGTTTTTTTCCACCTCTGTATGCTCTGGACTTGCGGAGTCATTGCCATCAAACAAGACAACACCAAGATTTGATTATGTTTGATTAAATACACTCTCCAATGCCCGCGCAAGATATTCGGATCTTTTGTATGTAGGCACAATAACGCTTACTTTTGGATTATTGTTACTCATATAAATATAATTCCCTTAAATATCTATTAGATACGGTTTATATAATTATATTATAGTAAATTTTATAAAAACAAATTTGAAACAATATCTATGGCGGTTATTTTCTGTTTGTTAAACTTTTCCAATAAAATGTTTCTATCAGCATGTTTTAATAATGAACTCAATTTCTTGATAATATCGTTTCTCCATTCCCCTGATCCCAGCAAATTGTGATAATGATCGTTTAAGGACATGCTACTTAATAAATACCCTATTTTACTTCCGTAATCATTATAATGCTTTTCATAATCAATCGCTAAAAATGGGGTTCCAAAGCGCATGCTAAAAATAGCTGGATGAAACCTTTCCGTTACGCAAAATGACATATATTTAAAGATATTTGCCCATTCAAATATATCAAGCTTACCGGATAGATTAAAATCGGCTTTTTTAATGCTACAGGAAATGGCTAAAGTTAGAAATCCTCTTTCTTTAAAATATTTTACAAGCAAATCACTTATATCTTTTTTTGTAACAACAATACCAACCAGAGGCTTATCGCACGCAATTCCTAAACGGGAAAGTTTTTGCTTTAAATCCATATCAGGTATATCAAGCATAAAAGTCGGGTCAGGCGCTATCGAAATATTTTTCTGATTTGTAAGCCCGAATTTTGCGAGCATTTTAATTGTGTGCTCATCCCTTACGGTAATGGCTGTAAAAACGCCCAGCGATTCACGAATAAACTGTATTTGTTCGGGTGTAAGCTTTTTGTAGGCTGTGCGATTTGCAGATGCGGCATAAGCGATTTTACAACACGATAAATCCTTATTTAGCCAGTAAGCATTTGGAAATGGCCTGTAAGGCGCGAATTTTCCGATTTTCCATATTTCATCACTGCCTACAATAATGCAATCATAGCGATGAGATCGGATAAATTTAATAGCTTTGGAGTAATTATTAGAAATTAATTTAGTGTTGGTTAACGGGAGCATGGTTTTGATGAAACGCTTTATTAAAATATAACGTCTTATTTTATCAAATACATAGCTGAAATCGCGTGCGATAAAAGAAGTTAATAAATAATATAATTCTACGGAAAATGGCCGGTAGTCAATAACCTCTACGGTATCGTCAGGTAGAAGCCGTTTTAGATTTTGGGCCAGTGAGTATGCTTGCAATACCGCGCCTTCATTGATAACGTGATGATATGTAAGAATACCTATCTTTTTTTTCATATATTATGTTAATCGGGCCAATAGTTTATTTCTACAGATGTTTTGCAAAATACCATATAATTTAGTAGCCTTGCAACAGCAATCAGGAACAACACGTCTGGCGATGAGGCGTTATTAATATTATTGATCCAATTGGCTGTTTTTTTGGAAAATTGCGCTCCTCCATACCGGAATCCTTTTAACAAGGAAAAAACTCCACGATTACCCTTGCTGAATATACTACCGGCATTTGGCATACCGTGATCCTGATAGCGGCGCGCGTATGCAAGCCTGTCTTTAATTTTATCTTGACTATATCCGCCGTCTTGTTTTTTAAGAGTGAACATTGCCCCAAGGATAATCCAATTCCTATTTTGAAAAACAGATTTTCGGTATGAAAAACCACATTGTTCTTTTGGGATATCAGTAATGCCGCGGCCGTCAAAAACCCGCACAAATGAAATGTAGTCGGAAATACTATTTCCATAACACTTGCCTCTACCGGCATTCATATATACAGCTCCGCCTATACTTCCCGGAACGGATGCAAGAAATTCATAAGCATACAAGTTATGCTTTACGCACATATTAATAAAGGCCTGTAAATTGACGGAACAGCCCGCGTAAACATTCTGATTGTCTACAACTATTGTTTTACAGGCTTTTGTGACGCAAACAATATCCCGTTTTAATCCTTTGCTGTTAACAAGTATATTGGACCCATTAGCAATTATGCGATACAAAGTTTTGTTAGAATCAAGTTCTTTAACCAGATTAATTAATTCTTGTTCATTTTCTGGTATATAAAGATTTTTTACAGGGCCTCCTATACGCAAAGTCGTGTAGTTGGACATTAATTGATTATGTAAAATGTTCATTTAATTGTTTGTTATTTTTGCAATATGATTTAATGCGCAGAATATCCGACGGCTGTAATATAAGGACATCTTTGGCAGGCACATTATACATTTTACAAAATATAAATACGTAAAATATTGCCGCGCAACAATAACTCGCTGAAGAAGCTATCGCGGCGCCATTAGCGTTCCATAAAGGGATAATCCAAAAACCTATAAACAGGTTTATGAGTATTGCAGGAATAAAAACCTTGATGGCGATATCTGGCCTTCCCTGGCCTGCCATAAATAGATTTAATATTAAAAAAACAGACAGCATGACAATACCAGGCAGTAAGAACAGCGTAACGGTAACACTGGGAGTGAATTCTTGGCCATATAAAAATGGTATCAAAAAATAAACAGCTATTCCTAATATAATAGAGATGAATACCATAAGAAACAGCAATATTCTTGCCAAAACCATAACTTTGTTGATGCTTTCTTTGGCGCTGTCAGCGTTCCAGTTTGCCGAGCGCGAAAACAGGACAAGGCCAAGAGCCAGGGGGATCTCTTTTAATACCTCTGCAAAATTAACCCCAATGCTAAATATGCCGACATTGCCTGCGTCTTTGAAATACCCTAATAAAATAGTATTTAGGCGATAATTGATCTGAATGACAAATAAAGCGACAGCGAAAACTACTCCTTTGCCGATAAGCCCTTTCCATAGCGATACGTTAAAGGCTGGACTAAATGATATCCTTCTTATCAACCAATAAAATATAACTGCAAAACCAAAAAGTTTACCTGCGAGATAACTAATGCCTACGCCTAATATGCCCAATTTTAAAAACCATATGAATATCACCAGCAAAAAAACCGTA
This sequence is a window from Candidatus Omnitrophota bacterium. Protein-coding genes within it:
- a CDS encoding WecB/TagA/CpsF family glycosyltransferase; its protein translation is MSIIYMSKLLGHNLNKQHRITWVDLIKPLMDMAKICGFSVFYLGSDESTISKGISVLKQLYPGIVFEYRNGFFNPEKKSPENTQVLQQINLFKPNILLVGMGMLRQEKWILENFNHLDCNAIMTCGAAIEYIAGKVNTPPRWMGRTGLEWAYRFFENPKRFWCRYLVEPWFVLGLFMRDICKKYILRKPL
- a CDS encoding glycosyltransferase family 4 protein, with translation MRVVHITRQFYPCIGGVENVVLNIARRQSLFGYDVSVLTLNRNYLSNSLLPSDDNYNGIKIKRISFFGSKRYPIALSVLSYIKDADILHIHCVDFFVDYLVLLKTIHRKKIILHTHGGFFHSKWVYFFKKIYFNTITRIILHGCDKIIAVSKHDYELFNRISKNIICINNGVDIEKYGSITKNIDYGTLLYVGRIDENKKIHNLIKVTALLVEREYKIKLKIVGADWKDLKPELQRFAEYLGIKDNISFLGQVSDDDLMNEMSKAHVFVSASEYEAFGISSIEAMASGTVCVLNNISSFRQFIVAENCGILTDFNNFKNAGDAVSKVLDMTKEEYFNMGANAKEIAKQYSWDAVAERIFSLYKKVLLNNEAS
- a CDS encoding glycosyltransferase family 4 protein, which encodes MKILLVNTLYKPYAIGGAEESTRLLAEGLLDLGHKPIVLTSYEYDDERVINNVPVLYVRMPNIYWWFHSKKYQKSYRALWHIIDAWSPFSGKIRKIIRKHQPDIIHTNNLLNMTVNIWKHGVATGTPVIHTLRDYYLMCWNSGMFKDGKSCRKQCNICKLHSLRKKNMTNSIDAVIGISQYILDKHLSEGYFKDVRKRKVIPNAFNIIDNSSHSLKMAENNEFILGYVGRLMPAKGIEWFLDVIDTLEQNIKVHIYGSAVDNQYEKYLKNKYKSPKIIFMGYCDKKDIYKNINLLIIPSLWEEPFGRTLIEANAYGVPVLATSVGGLKELIKDGVNGYLIPPGDVDRLKSMIKYFNNNRNCLNMSDGCISRSLRYSIRNTTLSYIDMYESIL
- a CDS encoding polysaccharide pyruvyl transferase family protein, translated to MKKKIGILTYHHVINEGAVLQAYSLAQNLKRLLPDDTVEVIDYRPFSVELYYLLTSFIARDFSYVFDKIRRYILIKRFIKTMLPLTNTKLISNNYSKAIKFIRSHRYDCIIVGSDEIWKIGKFAPYRPFPNAYWLNKDLSCCKIAYAASANRTAYKKLTPEQIQFIRESLGVFTAITVRDEHTIKMLAKFGLTNQKNISIAPDPTFMLDIPDMDLKQKLSRLGIACDKPLVGIVVTKKDISDLLVKYFKERGFLTLAISCSIKKADFNLSGKLDIFEWANIFKYMSFCVTERFHPAIFSMRFGTPFLAIDYEKHYNDYGSKIGYLLSSMSLNDHYHNLLGSGEWRNDIIKKLSSLLKHADRNILLEKFNKQKITAIDIVSNLFL
- a CDS encoding FAD-binding protein; the protein is MNILHNQLMSNYTTLRIGGPVKNLYIPENEQELINLVKELDSNKTLYRIIANGSNILVNSKGLKRDIVCVTKACKTIVVDNQNVYAGCSVNLQAFINMCVKHNLYAYEFLASVPGSIGGAVYMNAGRGKCYGNSISDYISFVRVFDGRGITDIPKEQCGFSYRKSVFQNRNWIILGAMFTLKKQDGGYSQDKIKDRLAYARRYQDHGMPNAGSIFSKGNRGVFSLLKGFRYGGAQFSKKTANWINNINNASSPDVLFLIAVARLLNYMVFCKTSVEINYWPD
- a CDS encoding polysaccharide biosynthesis C-terminal domain-containing protein encodes the protein MYNNKNSFAYQSAHTFLARVVVVGAVFLSGLIIARLLGPDGKGIVSLFQALTAIVLPLAELGIRQSTAFFIGKKEYPESDIYSNMQGIYSTASITSVVLLCIMYWNLGYFQKYNFFVCIPFILIAPFTLFESYHNGVFIGNKMVDKINYAALADRCSTVFLLVIFIWFLKLGILGVGISYLAGKLFGFAVIFYWLIRRISFSPAFNVSLWKGLIGKGVVFAVALFVIQINYRLNTILLGYFKDAGNVGIFSIGVNFAEVLKEIPLALGLVLFSRSANWNADSAKESINKVMVLARILLFLMVFISIILGIAVYFLIPFLYGQEFTPSVTVTLFLLPGIVMLSVFLILNLFMAGQGRPDIAIKVFIPAILINLFIGFWIIPLWNANGAAIASSASYCCAAIFYVFIFCKMYNVPAKDVLILQPSDILRIKSYCKNNKQLNEHFT